gaaatcataaggtcatttaataatctttatttttcatacataagtttttgttgtttaggtgttattcgccgaaaagattacttctccaatttttgtggatttttgccaaataaaatctcaaaatgtaggtgtttagtaaaccataattttcaatgttattaTGTTCAATGTTGTTAAATTGAGGTGTTAAGTATGCTACAATTTGCACTGTAATACCTGCTGaacggggtgctataattataactgctaaactTAGGGGCGAAAAATctgccaaggctcgcaagctctttaatgcgagagCTCTAGAGCTGtgacttgtatggcgtgcgagccctcgcgcgccctcgcaaatcgctgtcaattgcatggcgggaagctataattttcaatgtCCCGTCAAACAATGCGAGGGTTGCaagtggtatcatctgctcgaaatcgtaagatattttaagaaatatttaatatttattgacaaattattttttgctgtgttgttcGTCGAAAAGATCACTTTTCGATGTATtctggatttttgcaaaataaaatctcaaaatttaggCGTTTACGCCTAAGCTATAATTTGcaatgttatacctgctctcggggtgctataattataactgctaaaactaggggtgaaaaaactaccaaagctcgcaagctctttaatgcgagggctctggggcggtgaacttcccgccatgcaattgacagcgatttgcgagggcgcacgagggctcgcacgccgtacaagttcaccgccccagagccctcgcatgaaagagcttgcgagccttggtagttttttcacccctagttttagcagttataattatagcacctcGAGAGCAGGTAGAaccccgccatgcaattgacagcgatttgcgagggcgcgcgagggctcaccgccccagagccctcgcatgaaagagcttgcgagccttggtagttttttcactcctagttttagcagttataattatagcaccccaaGAACAGGTATAACATTGCAAATTATAGCTTAGGCGTAAACGcctaaattttgagattttattttgcaaaaatccagaATACATCGAAAAGTGATCTTTTCGACgaacaacacagcaaaaaataatttgtcaataaatattaaatatttcttaaaatatcttacgatttcgagcagatgataccacttGCAACCCTCGCATTGTTTGACGGGacattgaaaattatagcttcccgccatgcaattgacagcgatttgcgagggcgcgcgagggctcgcacgccatacaagtcaCAGCTCTAGAGctctcgcattaaagagcttgcgagccttggcagATTTTTCGCCCCTAagtttagcagttataattatagcaccccgttCAGCAGGTATAACAGTGCAAATTGTAGCATACTTAACACCTCAATttggacaattttttttaaatcgattaaaatagaaataataatcttTTCGACGCATAACAccgcaaaaaaatataatttatgaataaaacaaaaagattatttttaaaagcatacgatttcgagcagatgatattaCTCGCAAACCTCGCAATGTTTAACGGGTTACTAAACAcctacattttgagatttttttgcaaaaatatacaaaaattggagaagtaatcccgacagacaaagagaacgaaattttcaggcgaggggtaggtagaaacacgcggtgggggcccggcccaagatcggatccgaagtccgttgttttgggctcgaaattaaaaatggcggatggagcgctaccacggagagaatgcgctctcttgcttgcctttaaaatacacgaggcgctctcgctgtaaagaacgctcgctcgcgctgttacatcataccccttccttcctgtttctttcggcttgcgcagaGCTGAACTcctattccagcgaattgcgctgcgttggactgacaccccctcccgctcgtttctttcgtagcgcgctgtgcgctttccttcacacggacttggtgcacccgaatcaaaacaaaaacttgaacacatcaaactcggtttatattttatcacttttattgcgaataaaagaacatttaaatacatagctccacacaatcttgcttcaaaccacacacattcattatattaaaaaatcgtcgtatttcaaatagtcgcttaactgcatgaataccgttgttgctgttcaatgcagtaaaaaaatattgaaataaagcagcgcaaatcacacatttaagataaatggtgaaagaaaagcgtagcttcatttcaatgtgcacaacacttcaacacttagcgattcttcgatcgcccgggacttaggcaaacacgcgcgcggcctttcacggcgaacgcttgagctgaactgacgatttcgtgtggtggcaagaaagggagcgcacagaggaacattcgctgcactagtgcgagtgagacaccgatacccgcatgccgctgcgagaaaaccaaactgagcgcgcaggctgaaagtgaacgcacacattcacacatgtgtaattgtgtgagtgcaaaaactgtgtagaaaccaaaacacgctcgcgcctccgcgtaattccgcgtatttccaaccgtctccccatgcttctacatgcccctcgcctgaaagtcgcacactttttcattttcattgctagtagggaatcttttcggcgaataacacctaaacaacaaacacttatgtatgaaaaatagaGATTTTTTAATGACCttatgatttcgagcagatgataccactccTATCCCTCGCAATGTATGACGggcagagccctcgcattaaaaggcttgcgagccttggtagttttttcactcctagttttagcagttataattatagcaccatTAAATAAGAGGGCGATGGGGCTGTGAACTTCTATAGCGTGCGAGCCGTCGCAAAACACTGTGAATTGCATGAGTATTTTGATAGTATAGTTGTATAGGATAGTTGATAGTGAATTGCATGAGTATTTGTTAGCGGTGACGTTATTGGACCGAAATTGCCTACTTAGACACGATTTGAAGCTTCTCGTTCAGTTTTCATTACATTCACGCATTCATTACATTCATTTTTAGTTTCATTCACGCAAGGTGCCTAGACAGACTACAAATGGGTTCTTAGCTCTGATTTTGGTAGCTATGATGGATGGCGATTTGTATGGAGATTTGCAGGTAGGAAGTATGAGTTGCCAAGTAACTCCCTAGCTATCAAATGAAAATTGTCATAGTACACTGGACAGACCGACCTGTAGTAATTTATGAGCCTTGAATTTTGTGCAGTAGCCTATTGCGAACGTAAAAATAAATGTCAACGGTTTACAACACTGACTGCTGATAATATCTGCATAAGTCGAATATAATGTTTAAGACAATATTTGACAATAGACAAGAGTTTGTAAAGTTAAAACTAGCCATTTTACTTACTTTACTACTTTAATTCTTTAGTacattatcaaaaaaaaaattcatgtttaaataaacgtttttttttttattcaggagtaacggtccaaaaaggccgtattgcttaaaataaatgttattaATAACATCAAAACTTTCACAGAATTCTGCTaactaaaaaatatttataatttcttttcatttttactaGATGACATCCAGCTGTTCAAATAGCTTACAAAAATTCTCCTACGTTCAACACTCATACTCTGTTTCTCTatctttttttacattacCTTTCTCTTGTTCAGTTTGGAATAgccagatttggacagtgtttACACTGTTTCTAGCCGAATTTTTCGGTACTGCGATGTTGCTTTTTGGTGGTTGCATGGCTGGCATAGACGGCTTTGATAACGTCACGTCAAACATAAGTCGTGGAATTACCTTTGGAATGGTTGTTATGATGGCGTTTATAACATTTAGCGCCACTTCAGGTGCAATTATTAATCCGGTTGTGTCACTAGCAGCTTACATCTATGGTACATTATCTTTACAGGTAAGAATGTCAATTCAGTTCATTAGTACAATTGCTTATTTTTGTAAgaattttgttattcatcATCCACAGTTAACGCTTTTATATATTGTGGCTCAATTCGCCGGGGCACTATGTGGTTACGGACTATTAAGAGCAGTCACACCGTGGCAATATTACCAACAAGCGCTGGAGCACGGAAACGCCCACTGCGTTACAGTCCCTCATCAAAGCCTATCTTCTGGAATGGCCCTTGCAGTGGAGATATTACTAACGGGCATGTTAGTGTGGACGAATTGTGGCGTCTGGGATCCGCGCAATAAGAAGGACAGTGATTCAGTTCCAGTTAAATTTGCATTTCTCATTGCGGGGCTTTCAATTGCCGGCGGGCCTATTACCGGTGCCAGTATGAATCCCGCTCGGTCCCTGGCACCTGCAATATGGAATCATTACTACGAGGGACTTTGGGTACGAATAatgaaaaaggcaaaaaatacCAATACtcatccttctttttttttctttcaccagATTTATTTTGCTGGACCTACGATTGGTTCCATATTAATGGTTACAATGTATCGGtatatttttcttcaaaaatgtAGTGATACTTCGGAAATGATGGCCCCATGCAATTGCCATCATGATACGGGGAAACAAGATCCTCATTCTTCTAAAATTATACCATAAATTCGATCGTTGCGAATACCATGTAGCCCCTATTAAAGTGTCTGCTTTTGAAGATAGCATCATTACGTCGGTGTAAGCTGTAATAAAGGCAAGCCTCTTTCAGGGTAAACAAAAGATTAAGTAAACAAACCTAGCAGCATTCAAAACTGACACGATGTGCTATCAGTATAGGTAAATTAAGCATCGAAAATTACCCCCGTTTGTCAGCAAATTCTTTGATTGGCCTTGTTATCGGTAAAGATAAGCTGAAATTGTTCAGTACACCTAGTCTAAGCAATGTGATAGTACGCCAGTTAGCATTCTGTGGCTTTCCGACTCGGTTATTCCATTCGTGATGTATATAACGTTTCCACTTTCATATCGATTAACGCCAAAGTATCCTTATAAAGTACTGCATCGAATAAAACTAGATTGAAAGTGAATTACTAATGCTATTAATAATGTTCTGCTTGGCATTTAACCTACTAGAACAGAAAGTGAAAAAAGGTGAATAAAATGACACATAACGGATTTTCAAACCATCACGAACAAGAGCTTGTAGCAGGCAACATCGATGGACACACTAATGGAATTCACGATAATGATGACGAAGCTAAAAATCATACTAAATTCGATACCTTATGGAACACAAAGAGTGAGTTGTACATAGCATATAGACCACTGTCGCCGTAAACTGACAATGTATAATAGTGTAATAGcgtcttaacaacatgtccgtcatgggttcaagccccgaatagaccgtgctgtTGTATCCGGAAAGGTGGCAAAATAGCTCTAGTAGAACTATAAAAAGGTACTATGTATAGATAGTTCTactaaaaaaataagtttaaaaatatatttattttgcattactatatttttattcaacaaTTGCAATTTTTAGTCACATAGAAGCGGAAGATATGGAAAGCGGACATGAAGGATTTAAGACCACAACAACGTGAAATACAATAATTCACCATCCACAAAGCTTCTTTAGACAAAATGTGAAAAAGCATTTCAATTGTCGTTAATTTCAAATGTCTGACATATAATATTTAGTCA
This genomic window from Anopheles merus strain MAF unplaced genomic scaffold, AmerM5.1 LNR4000568, whole genome shotgun sequence contains:
- the LOC121602674 gene encoding aquaporin AQPAn.G-like; translated protein: MENKRFWNSQIWTVFTLFLAEFFGTAMLLFGGCMAGIDGFDNVTSNISRGITFGMVVMMAFITFSATSGAIINPVVSLAAYIYGTLSLQLTLLYIVAQFAGALCGYGLLRAVTPWQYYQQALEHGNAHCVTVPHQSLSSGMALAVEILLTGMLVWTNCGVWDPRNKKDSDSVPVKFAFLIAGLSIAGGPITGASMNPARSLAPAIWNHYYEGLWIYFAGPTIGSILMVTMYRYIFLQKCSDTSEMMAPCNCHHDTGKQDPHSSKIIP